The genomic interval AGTAGGACTGGGTGGAGCCGGTGAGGAACTCCTGCCAGCGACGCCCGCCGGGACTGTTGCCCCAGGTGAACAGCTTCCGCCCATGGAGCCGTCCGGTGGACACCTGCAGCAGGCCGACGCCGGCCGCGTCGACCGCCGCGATCCAGGGGAGCCTCCCGGGGTCCAGCTCGAAGAAGTGGTCGGCGGTCCGCGTCGCCGCGAGCGGATAGGTGGGGTCGGGCCCGCCGGGCCCCGGTACGGGAACGCGACGGAGCCGTCGCGCGTAGGTGAACTCGAACGCCGAGCGGCTGGGGACCACGACCCGGGTGCCGGGGGAGCTGGCGACCGCCACGTTCGACCACCAGTAGACCGGCACGGCATGGGCGTTCGGGTTGGTCACCTTGACATCGACCGCCAGGCGGCGCGACCTGGGTCCCAGCCTGAAGTCCACCTGGTAGACGAGCTCACGCATACGCTCCCACTCGTAGATGCGAAGGCCTGGAGCGCCATCGGGGAGCTCGAGGGAAGCTGCGTGGACGGGCGAGCATGTCAATGCCGTATGTCCTGTGGTTCCCAGGTTCCACTCGACTCCGCCCGGGAACCAGGCATTTCGCAACCCGAGATTGCCGAGCTGTATCCGGTCGTTGTTGTAGAGAAGCTCTCGACCGCCGACCTTGTCCTGCAGCGACCAGAGCCGGCCACCAAAGTCGAGAAGAACAATGGCGAGCAGATGGTCATTCTCGAGGGTCGCCACCCTGGTCTCCTGTGGCACGAGCTCGCGGGAGTAGTCATCCTGCAGCAGGTACGGCAGCACGCTGCCCACGTTTCCGTAACGGATGTTGCGCGTCATCTCCGCGTCCAGCCCGGTGCAATCGATGTCGTCGTGCAGATCCCCGAGAAGGCGCAACGGAGGAAGAGGATTTACGCTCCCCCGCCGTGGCGCAGACAAGACGATCGAACGGACATCGAGGACCGTCATTTTTCTCCCAGCACCGTCGTTCACCTGAACCTGCAGGGTCTCACCTACACTGACCTGCATGGTGGGCCACCGGGATGATGAGCGCCTCGAGACCGGGGACGGCGTCCGTCACGTGGTCTGGGACTGGAACGGGACGTTGTTCGACGACCACGTCGCGGTGGTGGCGGCGATCAACGACGCGCTGGCGTTGCTGAGCCTCCGGCCGATCGACTCCGACACCTTCCGCACGCACTTCACCCGGCCGGTCCAGCGGTTCTATGAGCAGGTGGCCGGCCGTCCCATCGAGCCGGGCGAATGGCACATCCTCGACGAGGCCTACCACGACAGCTATGCCGGCCGGCTGGAACGCCTCCGGCTGGCCCCCGACGCCTGGGCGGCGCTGGCGGCCGCCGAGACGGCCGGGCTCACCCAGTCGTTGCTGTCGATGTGGCGCCACCAGGACCTGGTGTCGCTGGTCGAGCGGCTGGAGATCGGCCGTTTCTTC from Actinomycetota bacterium carries:
- a CDS encoding DUF5107 domain-containing protein → MQVSVGETLQVQVNDGAGRKMTVLDVRSIVLSAPRRGSVNPLPPLRLLGDLHDDIDCTGLDAEMTRNIRYGNVGSVLPYLLQDDYSRELVPQETRVATLENDHLLAIVLLDFGGRLWSLQDKVGGRELLYNNDRIQLGNLGLRNAWFPGGVEWNLGTTGHTALTCSPVHAASLELPDGAPGLRIYEWERMRELVYQVDFRLGPRSRRLAVDVKVTNPNAHAVPVYWWSNVAVASSPGTRVVVPSRSAFEFTYARRLRRVPVPGPGGPDPTYPLAATRTADHFFELDPGRLPWIAAVDAAGVGLLQVSTGRLHGRKLFTWGNSPGGRRWQEFLTGSTQSYFEIQGGLTRTQLEHVPLGPGASWSWTEVYGPVSVPADAVHGEWADAVECLEPAAAEAQAEFARGGGARAGDNRQGERVHAGSGWGALESLRREVAREPPSPVIDRLFPRSSLGDDQEPWIALLETGTLPSGTPRSYVVGGSWSGLLEAAADSAASMLHRGVVRWSAGQREAAVEAWEAAYALEPDCWLALRNLAAASGLMGASGRSAEQYLRALDLMPDLPQLRVEAIEALIVADRLPEAIALAQTAPPSSFAGRFRFLEARAAMLHGDVGRAASILAGGLEIADLREGEVSLSDLWLAVHQAPPGAAGPRPDVPFIYDFRLDGGAARP
- a CDS encoding HAD family hydrolase, whose product is MVGHRDDERLETGDGVRHVVWDWNGTLFDDHVAVVAAINDALALLSLRPIDSDTFRTHFTRPVQRFYEQVAGRPIEPGEWHILDEAYHDSYAGRLERLRLAPDAWAALAAAETAGLTQSLLSMWRHQDLVSLVERLEIGRFFRRVDGLRAPGGGGKAEHLVAHLAALEVEPSAALLVGDALDDLAAARAVGARCVLYDGGAHHRHALEAAGVPVVETLTAAVAAITASRRRPGSARRRPAR